Proteins from a single region of Carassius gibelio isolate Cgi1373 ecotype wild population from Czech Republic chromosome A5, carGib1.2-hapl.c, whole genome shotgun sequence:
- the si:dkey-112e17.1 gene encoding uncharacterized protein si:dkey-112e17.1 produces MGLRGLTRTGVYMTVCLLWMTGCFTQKVYFDCGAKVDVVDVQGLILSPGFPYNYSSGTHCVWQFFVPAGHQLIMEMFDFDVFESHNSPARYTTTSAATVDEEPHDGDSLTSKSLGSLKEPQSTHREDVKQVVIQEQSTKMEMTKVSNSAKMLSDSPAAPRASPPVENRNSISSQASRAASDFISTSPQTATETDDALSTETQPPLIDACPHDVLYISDLITFSSRFCGSRRPSSSQLVFGSDDEMVEVIMELITTTHWGRGFALLFHYQNQTQVATSEQQRSLLPSDSRTEALLGAVSGTVVFAVALAGILCVIFRPKLCAKGANASSSISSEVPEGVLNSAADVSELQMVSPNHLEQQSCTVNDNNNHSLNRSLSHTGSSVNGVCDVSEKAALEQFSSGLTELELGTDEVFVIASSPNSAQLPFSPHTQRDRFLRHSDTGTSRPFDWPTPDQALASVTKSSHAGSTNISRPRAWSVRTFQDLLPPLPQLHKKWCSWNSTSPFTKLVDSGLPSTATDTGRRKILSDAPLHSPPNSCQSDSFMSNASYPLTQAAQCQRRLSSTSNLRRARFNTPCFGLLSGTSDSSKPQVNGVTTSNTLFDTSGAPPSQLQVKGQISNIQDDHITVPVFAISEEEDRQPLVSAEHPEKPLRMNGQMFEGTKMPLLSKSQVPSIQPVSLARGGRGGALKMQDPSALSS; encoded by the exons ATGGGGCTTCGCGGACTGACCAGGACGGGGGTGTACATGACAGTCTGCCTTCTGTGGATGACTGGATGCTTTACCCAAAAA GTTTACTTTGATTGTGGTGCCAAGGTGGATGTTGTGGATGTGCAGGGCCTCATTCTGTCACCTGGCTTCCCATATAACTATTCATCTGGAACTCACTGTGTTTGGCAGTTCTTTGTACCTGCTGGTCATCAGCTAATCATGGAGAtgtttgattttgatgtttttgagaGTCACAACAGTCCTGCAAGGTATACCACCACATCTGCTGCCACTGTGGATGAGGAACCACATGATGGTGACTCGCTGACATCAAAAAGCCTCGGGAGTCTAAAGGAACCCCAGTCCACACACAGAGAGGATGTCAAGCAAGTGGTGATCCAAGAGCAGTCCACCAAAATGGAAATGACCAAAGTTTCCAATTCTGCTAAAATGCTTTCTGATTCCCCCGCAGCTCCACGAGCATCTCCTCCAGTTGAAAACCGAAATTCTATTTCATCTCAGGCATCAAGAGCAGCCAGTGACTTTATCTCTACAAGCCCACAAACAGCCACAGAAACAGATGACGCTTTGAGCACTGAGACCCAGCCACCTTTGATTGATGCCTGTCCCCATGACGTCCTCTACATATCTGATCTCATCACCTTCTCCTCCCGATTCTGTGGCTCTAGACGTCCTTCCAGCAGCCAGCTGGTGTTTGGGTCTGATGATGAAATGGTGGAAGTCATTATGGAGTTGATTACCACTACTCACTGGGGCCGTGGTTTTGCTCTCCTCTTCCATTATCAGAATCAAACCCAAGTAGCCACAAGCGAACAGCAGAGATCACTATTGCCCTCGGACAGCAGAACTGAGGCACTGCTCGGTGCTGTCAGTGGAACAGTTGTATTTGCTGTGGCCCTTGCTGGCATCCTCTGTGTTATTTTCAG GCCAAAACTATGCGCGAAAGGTGCCAATGCTTCCTCTTCCATCAGCTCAGAG GTTCCAGAAGGAGTGCTAAATTCAGCAGCAGATGTGAGTGAACTTCAGATGGTTTCTCCTAATCACTTGGAGCAGCAGTCGTGTACAGTGAACGACAACAACAACCATTCCCTCAACCGCAGTCTGTCCCATACAG GGTCCTCGGTGAATGGAGTATGTGACGTGTCAGAGAAGGCCGCTCTAGAGCAGTTCTCCAGTGGTTTGACTGAATTAGAATTAGGCACGGATGAGGTTTTTGTCATCGCCTCTTCACCCAACTCAGCCCAACTGCCTTTCTCCCCACATACT CAACGAGACCGTTTCCTGAGACACAGTGACACAGGAACCAGCCGCCCCTTTGACTGGCCGACTCCAGACCAAGCTCTGGCTTCTGTGACGAAGAGCAGCCATGCCGGATCGACAAACATCTCACGACCACGAGCATGGAGCGTCCGGACCTTCCAGGATCTCCTTCCACCTCTTCCTCAACTCCATAAGAAATGGTGCAGCTGGAACTCAACCAGCCCATTCACAAAGCTGGTGGACAGC GGTCTCCCAAGCACAGCTACAGACACTGGAAGGCGAAAGATCCTATCTGATGCTCCTCTTCATAGTCCTCCCAACAGCTGCCAGTCCGATTCCTTCATGAGTAACGCCTCGTACCCTCTGACTCAAGCCGCCCAGTGCCAGCGCCGCCTCAGCTCCACAAGCAACCTCAGACGCGCACGTTTTAACACTCCATGCTTTGGCCTGCTCTCTGGCACGTCTGATTCCTCCAAACCACAAGTGAATGGAGTTACAACCTCAAACACGCTCTTCGACACCAGCGGTGCCCCACCCAGCCAGctgcaggtcaaaggtcaaatatcaaacattcaagaTGACCACATCACTGTACCAGTGTTTGCAATCTCCGAAGAGGAAGACCGACAGCCTCTTGTGTCAGCAGAACATCCCGAGAAGCCTTTGAGAATGAATGGACAGATGTTTGAAGGCACAAAGATGCCACTGCTATCCAAAAGCCAAGTTCCCAGCATCCAACCAGTCTCTTTAGCGAGAGGAGGCCGTGGTGGTGCATTGAAGATGCAGGATCCTTCAGCTCTCTCTTCTTAA